The segment TCTGCCACGGGGAATCCCTCTCATTCAGTCCCCACATTTCCCTTGTGGTTTTGGTTGGTTTTGGCCACTTCTTGTCCTGAGCAGCTGTGCATGTTGCTGTGCATGTTAGCAGTGGCTGCGTAGTGCCACAGAGAAGGCTGTGTTCTGGTGCTGGCTGTTGGCCGAGATGAAAGGTGTCCTGTGAATTCTGAGCACACGTGCCTGGGTGGCTGACAAAGGCTGTCAGATGGGCATTCTGCATCCCGTCTTCCCCCCGTGTTCCCTGGGCCGTAGGGGTTTCCTCTGGGCCACTGGCTGGGGAGTGCTGGGTTGGAGGGGTTGGACTGGGAACTGAGCCAGGGTTGCTGGGGTTTTTGTAAGTCACCTCTACCTCTCTGACCACGGCCAAGTCTAGCCTTTCTCTAGCCTTCAGGGCACTGCTGGGTATTGCCCTGTGTTGATAGTGGAGACTTTCTAGCTGTACCTGGTATTCTGGGGGTGCCTACCCCATGTGCTGGCTGGGGGTGGCTGGTCCGCGCACCAGGCCTGGCTTGGTTTCAGCCCCTGGCTGATGTTGAATTTTCACCAAAAGCCTTGTAAAAGTGACAGGTTCTTGCTGTTGTGCCCCCTTTGCCCGAGCAGATTGGCCTCAGGAAGTTCCTAGACCCCACCCACCTAACCCCCATCACCTGGGGGTCCTGGTCCTGCACCCTGAAATCCCCACAACAGTGGGGACCAGGTGGGGCAGAAGGATTGGGGGCAATTAATGGGGATGTCTCCCTTACCTTTCTGTGGAAATTGCCCAGCGACCCATAGTACACTCGTCTGGGTGCCCCCTGCTGCCGGAGCCATGTGCTCGATTGGTCCCCCCTCTGGGAGCTATGGTGAAATGGCCCCCACTCCTTTGGATTATTTTGAGGGTGAGGAgctggctgaggctgggggctccCACGTGACTAGCAGCCCTCACTGAGATGGGGCTGCTAAGACTGGCTGGTGGCTCCCCTTGCTAACCTCGGGGCCCGCAGGAAGAGGGgaatccttccctccctctgggcCTGCTAGGGGGAGTGGGTGGGATGGCCAGAGCCCATGGCCAAGGAGATCCCAATGAGGTTGCCCCCGCACGCCTAGCATGTGCTCACTTGCTGCCCTCCTTGTCCCGAAGGCCCGAACACCGCTGGAGCAGGAGATCTTCAGTCTTCTCCATAAGACGCAGCAGCCGGTGATGGACCCGCTGCTGACGCCTCTGGAAGAGGCCTCGCTGCGGGCAATGAGCCTGGAGGAGGTGAGTGAGTAGTGCCCTCCCTGTCCATGTCCCCCTGGGTGCAGGCCCCCCTTGGAGCTGGCCGTCACCCCGTGCTGTGTGTTTCAGGCTCAGCTGCGCCGGGCAGAGCTGCAGAAGGCCCGTGCTCTGCAGTCCTACTATGAGGCCAAGGCCCGTCGAGAGAAGAAGATCAAGAGCAAGAAGTAAGGAGCCGTCCACACAGGTGTTAGTGTGTGGGGAGGTTGGAGGACCTtggaggagccctgggttcaACTTGCCCTGGAGCCCAGGTGTGGGGTGGGTTAGCAATAAGCTGGGGTGAGCTGTCTCACTTCCTGCTGTGGGAGGGCAGCTCAGCTGGCGCCTGCACCTTCTGACTGCTCTGCTCTCACTGCGTAGGTACCACCGAGTGCTGCAGAAGGGCAGGAGTCGCAAGGCCCTGAAGGAGTTTGAGGTGCTGCGGAAGCTAGACCCCGAGGCTGCCCTGACAAagctggaggagatggagagaAGCAGGATTGAGGTGATGCCCCAGGGACCCTCTGCACCCTGAGATCCCCCAGCTGCCCAGAGAAGCCCTTGCTgatgcctctctctgcttcctccctccccaggagAGGATGAGCCTCAAGCACCAGAACAAGGGGAAATGGGCCCGCTCCAGAGCCATTATGGCCAAGTACAACTTGGAGGTGAGAAGCTGTTGGGGGAAGGGTGGCTCTGTGTTGAGGGCAGTATGGGTGTTCTGCTGGGCCTGGCTGTGAACGTGTTTCCATCTCCCCACAGGCCCGCAAGGCCATGCAGGAGCAGCTGTCCAGGAACAAGGAGCTGACCCAGAAAGTGCCTGTGGAGCCAGAGGGTGAAGAGGAGGGCGACATGGCTGGGGAAGACCTCCTCCCGGACTCCATCAATGAAGTGCAGCCCAGCACGGATGGAGCCAACCCTTGGATGTTGGGGAAACCCAGCAGTGAAGCAAAGGACTCTGGGACGCAGGAGGACCCCAAGGACCTTAGAGAGTCTGCTGCCCCGGAGGATGCTGGGAACGAGGGAGAGGAGATGTCAGAGGATGAGATCTTGTTACAAGACTTTGAGCAAAGACGATGCACACGGCAACAACAGACAGGGAGCCCAGAGCCTGAGggtgagcaggctggggccagatgTCATGGCCCCGGAGCACCATTGTGGGCGGCACTCTGGGGCCTGGAGTGGTGGGAAAACAGGAGTCAGGTTTGGAGCCTCCTGCCACCAGCTGTCAGGAGCTGGTTGGGCTGGAAGAGAGGCTGTGTGAACCCCTTGCCACCCTGCTGCTCTGAGGGGAGCAGCATCTCGCCCATCAGCCCGATGGTCCCCCCTCGCCCTCCCTGGGGCCTGTTATATCCACAGTGGGTAGCAGTGCCTTCACCCAGTGCTCTCGCAGGTGCTGGCGAAGCGGAGGAGGCACACTTGTTTGCTGAGCTGCTGTCGAATGTGCAGACGGGTCCTGGAGTGGAACAACCTGCCCAGGGGCCAGAGGGGCCGCTGCTGTCGGAGCAGCTGGGCAGGCGGCGCACACCGGAGGAGATAGATGCTTTGGGCCAGGAGGAGGGGGCGGAAGAGCAGGAGCGGCCCTGGCCCACTGGGACACTGCAGGAGTCAGAGGAAGAGGGCAGTGCTGGGGGTTGCCGCACGGCCAGGAAGGCACCTAAGCAGAAGATGATCAACCTGCAGGCTGTCCTGGCTGGGGAGTCCCACGTGATCCAGTGTCCTGCCCAGCCAATCTCTGTGCAGGATGAGGTGAGCTGGGCTCCGTGCTGCCTACTGCATtaaggagtggggatggggcaggcaggTGCCATGGGTGCTGATCTCTAtcttggggagggaggcaggcggGTGCCATGGGTGCTAATCTgtctcagggagggggcaggtgggtgCCCTGGGTCTGAGTTGTCTCaggcacggggagggggggaggcgggTGCCACGGGTGCTAATCTCTGTCTTGGAAAGGGGGGTAGGCGGGTGCTTATCTCTGTctctggcaggaggaggagactgCAGACCAGAGGCTGGTGATCAAGGAGGCCTTTGCGGGGGATGACGTCATTGCTGACTTCCTGCGGGAGAAGCACAAGGTGGAGCAGGCAGGGAAGCCGCAGGCCGTGGACCTGGTCCTACCCGGATGGGGCGAGTGGGGCGGCACGGGGCTGCGGCCTAGCGCCAGGAAGAGGAAGCGGTATGTGCAGGCAAGGCCAGGGCATGGGGTGTCTCACCCCTCACCGGAGCTTTGCGGCCTAATCTGTCTCATTGTCTCTCAGGTTCCTCATCAAGCCGGTGCCAGGGCCACCCAGGAGAGATCGGCACCTGCCCCATGTCATCATCAGCCAGCAGCGCAATGTCTTGGCTGCAGCACACCAGGTGAGGGGAGCCCCACCCGCCCTGGTGGCAGGCCCCGCGCCTTGGGGTCCCACCCACTCAGAGGCTagcttccctcccatcccccaatgAGTCCCTGAATAGGAAGTCGTTGTTCAGCCCTCAGACAGACCAAAGGGCACTGTGGGGACAAAGAGAATCACAGTGGCTCCAGTGCACAGGCTTAGAGTGGGTCAGGCAGGCGCTTTGGCCAGCAAGGAGGCTGTTTCAGGAATCACTTCCCTCCCAGGACCAGCCTCCATGGGCCCTGGCCTTGGCTGACTGCGTAGGAGGTGCCAGGGTTCCAGCTGCAGCAGGCAGGTGCAGCACTGACACCGTGGCTTCCGTGCAGCAACCAGCATCACAGTTGGGCTCTCCTCTGCTTCGGCTTGGGGCTGGGTCCCCACCAGCCCTGAATGCTGGGGTAGTGAGGGCCTGGAGTGAGGATCCAGCCTATGCGGATCTCTAGTAACCCCATTAGTGTGCCCTAGCGGGACCAGCCATCCCCAGTCTGGTGCCAGGACAGGGTGCTGACCCTGTCTGTATCCTCCTCTGGCAGGTCAACGAGGTCCCTTTCCCCTTCGACCGCCGCCAGCAGTTTGAGCGGAGCATCCGCGCGCCGGTGGGGCCCACATGGAACACACAGCAAGCTTTCCAGAAGCTGACAGCCCCCCGCATCCTCACCCAGCCAGGCCACATCATCCAGCCCATATCTGCCGAGGACGCCAGCCCCCAGAGCACTGTGCCCACCCGCGGAGGCAGCGCTGCCCTGCCGCCCACGCCCCAGCGTTCCAGGCACCACCAGCACTCCCACAAGAAGGCTCACTAGGCCAGAGGGGCCATGCTGCTTGTGGCAGCACAGAGACTGAGGGTGGCTGTGAAGTGCGTGGCCGGGCCCTGGTAGGGCTAGGAACTGCTCGGTGAGCAGGTGGGCCGGGCTGGCCCTAAGTGAGGGCAGAGGATACCATGCCATGTTCCTGCCCTAGAGGCAGGGGCACTTTCCTGCACCCACACAGTGTGCTGCATTCATCTGGAACCAGAGCTCCTTCCCCAATAAATGTCCTGGCGGAAGGCTCCTCTGTGCAGTCTCTgcgcctcacccccacccctgggcccttccaggcaggctgcaggggggcgGGAGTTGAACTAGTCTGTTGTAGGAAAGCAGTGCTTGGCTGCTAGCAGCAAGGGTGTCTCACCCAATGCTGCTCCCTCCTTTCCCAAGCGAGGGCTGGGTttggctgggctcagctgctctAGCTGATGCTGTGTTACACCCCGCTCCTGCAGACAGGACAGTTGGATTTTCtggtgggagcagagcaggagtaCTAGGGAAAGGGTGGGCAGTCCCTCCTGGCATGGAGGCAGGCTAGGATTTGGGAATGGAGACAGAGTGCTCTGGCTCACTTGGTAacctgggtgcaagcaaacaatatgcatgagaatacagctaaatgtaaatgtgcacagctgggaacagagtGTGTCAGCCATGTGTACAAGGTGGAccactctgtcctgggaagcagagactctgaaaaaggtttgggaGTCgtgttggataatcagctgaacacaagctcccCACATGTGGCCAGAAAAGcaaatgcgatcctgggatgcatgaacTGGGAATCTCGagtgggagcagagaggttattttacctctgtctttggcactggtgtgacggctactggaatcctgtgtcccgTTCTGATGCCCACAACTCCAgcaggacggtgatcaattggagaggggtcagagaagagccatgagaacgattaaaggattagaaaacctgctgtGGAGTGACAGGCTCcaagagctcagtctgtttagcttcACACAGAGAAGTCGAAGGTGTGACTTGGTCATAGCTGATAAGTACCAACACAGGGAACAAATCTTTGATAGTGGGCTCTCCAGGTTAGCACACCAGTGTAGCAT is part of the Chelonia mydas isolate rCheMyd1 chromosome 9, rCheMyd1.pri.v2, whole genome shotgun sequence genome and harbors:
- the UTP14A gene encoding U3 small nucleolar RNA-associated protein 14 homolog A isoform X1, whose protein sequence is MAEEDLFRSDHPVSASEDEGDDNEERRHRQLLEAVSSLAGKKRRKLAERTEASVQVSEFNLSCEGIGEKLVLPELLGSIRASSSLGTVKKQLNRVKQKKSLELPLSKEESERVVREAAYNKTSKAVAKWEQVVQQNRRAEQLVFPLKQEQMGVAPIEEVLTGWKARTPLEQEIFSLLHKTQQPVMDPLLTPLEEASLRAMSLEEAQLRRAELQKARALQSYYEAKARREKKIKSKKYHRVLQKGRSRKALKEFEVLRKLDPEAALTKLEEMERSRIEERMSLKHQNKGKWARSRAIMAKYNLEARKAMQEQLSRNKELTQKVPVEPEGEEEGDMAGEDLLPDSINEVQPSTDGANPWMLGKPSSEAKDSGTQEDPKDLRESAAPEDAGNEGEEMSEDEILLQDFEQRRCTRQQQTGSPEPEGEQAGARCHGPGAPLWAALWGLEWWENRSQVWSLLPPAVRSWLGWKRGCVNPLPPCCSEGSSISPISPMVPPRPPWGLLYPQWVAVPSPSALAGAGEAEEAHLFAELLSNVQTGPGVEQPAQGPEGPLLSEQLGRRRTPEEIDALGQEEGAEEQERPWPTGTLQESEEEGSAGGCRTARKAPKQKMINLQAVLAGESHVIQCPAQPISVQDEEEETADQRLVIKEAFAGDDVIADFLREKHKVEQAGKPQAVDLVLPGWGEWGGTGLRPSARKRKRFLIKPVPGPPRRDRHLPHVIISQQRNVLAAAHQVNEVPFPFDRRQQFERSIRAPVGPTWNTQQAFQKLTAPRILTQPGHIIQPISAEDASPQSTVPTRGGSAALPPTPQRSRHHQHSHKKAH
- the UTP14A gene encoding U3 small nucleolar RNA-associated protein 14 homolog A isoform X2 — encoded protein: MAEEDLFRSDHPVSASEDEGDDNEERRHRQLLEAVSSLAGKKRRKLAERTEASVQVSEFNLSCEGIGEKLVLPELLGSIRASSSLGTVKKQLNRVKQKKSLELPLSKEESERVVREAAYNKTSKAVAKWEQVVQQNRRAEQLVFPLKQEQMGVAPIEEVLTGWKARTPLEQEIFSLLHKTQQPVMDPLLTPLEEASLRAMSLEEAQLRRAELQKARALQSYYEAKARREKKIKSKKYHRVLQKGRSRKALKEFEVLRKLDPEAALTKLEEMERSRIEERMSLKHQNKGKWARSRAIMAKYNLEARKAMQEQLSRNKELTQKVPVEPEGEEEGDMAGEDLLPDSINEVQPSTDGANPWMLGKPSSEAKDSGTQEDPKDLRESAAPEDAGNEGEEMSEDEILLQDFEQRRCTRQQQTGSPEPEGAGEAEEAHLFAELLSNVQTGPGVEQPAQGPEGPLLSEQLGRRRTPEEIDALGQEEGAEEQERPWPTGTLQESEEEGSAGGCRTARKAPKQKMINLQAVLAGESHVIQCPAQPISVQDEEEETADQRLVIKEAFAGDDVIADFLREKHKVEQAGKPQAVDLVLPGWGEWGGTGLRPSARKRKRFLIKPVPGPPRRDRHLPHVIISQQRNVLAAAHQVNEVPFPFDRRQQFERSIRAPVGPTWNTQQAFQKLTAPRILTQPGHIIQPISAEDASPQSTVPTRGGSAALPPTPQRSRHHQHSHKKAH